In Brevibacillus brevis NBRC 100599, a single genomic region encodes these proteins:
- the rpoB gene encoding DNA-directed RNA polymerase subunit beta, whose product MAGKVIQSGRHRQRRTYSRINEVLGLPNLIEIQQKSYQWFLDEGLREMFQDISPIQDFTGNLVLEFIDYSLGEPKYDVDESKERDVTYAAPLRVKVRLLNKETGEVKEQEVFMGDFPLMTETGTFIINGAERVIVSQLVRSPSVYYNTKVDKNGKQTFTATVIPNRGAWLELETDAKDVIYVRIDRTRKIPVTVLLRALGFGSDIEILNLLGEDEYIKNTLEKDNTDSTEKALIEIYERLRPGEPPTVENAKSLLISRFFDPKRYDLASVGRYKMNKKLHLKNRLYNQRLAETLIDTTTGEIFAEAGQMIDRRVLERIVPALEGSIGFIDVRTHGGVLEDEAIHLQSINIFSPIEDGKIIKVIGNGNVDKSFKHITPADIVSAINYFMNLLHSVGSTDDIDHLGNRRLRSVGELLQNQFRIGLSRMERVVRERMSIQDQNQITPQALINIRPVIASLKEFFGSSQLSQFMDQTNPLAELTHKRRLSALGPGGLTRERAGFEVRDVHHSHYGRMCPIETPEGPNIGLINSLSSFARINDYGFIETPRRKVDPETGFVLTDISYLTADEEDVFNVAQANQPLDEDGRFVNDMVICRRKGEILSVPRDKVDFMDVSPKQVVSVATALIPFLENDDANRALMGSNMQRQAVPLLIPQAPFVGTGMEHKAAQDSGVAIVAKHPGQVERVTAREIWIRRYQEIDGRKVAGDLDKYKMHKFIRSNQGTCINQRPIVSTGDWIEKGDIVGDGPSTEKGELALGRNVIVAFMTWEGYNYEDAILLSEKLVKDDVYTSIHIEEYESEARDTKLGPEEITRDIPNVGEDALKNLDERGIIRVGAEIQDGDILVGKVTPKGVTELTAEERLLHAIFGEKAREVRDTSLRVPHGGSGIIVDVKVFTRENGDELPPGVNQLVRVYIAQKRKISVGDKMAGRHGNKGVIARIMAEEDMPFLPDGSPVEIVLNPLGVPSRMNIGQVLETHLGMAAKLLGIHVATPVFDGARQAEVFETLAEAGLDRDGKTILFDGRTGEPFDRRVTVGCVYMLKLAHLVDDKIHARSTGPYSLVTQQPLGGKAQFGGQRFGEMEVWALEAYGAAYTLQEILTVKSDDVVGRVKTYEAIVKGENVPEPGVPESFKVLIKELQSLGMDVKILSGDEQEIEMREMEDEDEGNGEKLNLVLEGGSLNEE is encoded by the coding sequence TTGGCAGGTAAAGTGATTCAAAGTGGCCGACACCGCCAGCGTCGTACGTATTCACGTATTAACGAAGTGCTGGGCCTTCCAAATCTCATCGAGATTCAACAAAAGTCCTACCAATGGTTCCTTGATGAGGGGCTCCGTGAGATGTTCCAAGACATTTCGCCAATCCAGGACTTCACAGGTAATCTCGTGCTGGAGTTTATCGACTACAGCTTGGGAGAGCCGAAGTACGATGTTGACGAGTCGAAAGAACGTGACGTCACCTATGCGGCGCCTCTGCGTGTGAAGGTACGTTTGTTGAACAAAGAGACGGGTGAAGTGAAGGAACAAGAAGTATTCATGGGGGATTTCCCGCTCATGACAGAAACGGGAACCTTCATTATTAATGGTGCTGAGCGCGTAATTGTCAGCCAGCTTGTTCGTTCCCCCAGTGTATATTACAACACCAAAGTGGACAAAAACGGCAAGCAGACGTTTACAGCTACAGTAATCCCGAACCGGGGTGCTTGGCTGGAGCTGGAGACCGATGCGAAGGACGTTATTTATGTCCGCATCGACCGTACGCGAAAAATCCCGGTAACGGTTCTTTTGCGTGCGTTGGGCTTTGGTTCCGACATTGAGATTCTCAACTTGCTGGGTGAAGATGAATACATCAAGAACACGCTGGAAAAAGACAATACGGATTCTACGGAAAAAGCGCTCATCGAAATCTACGAGCGTCTTCGTCCGGGTGAGCCACCAACAGTCGAAAATGCGAAGAGCCTCTTGATCTCTCGTTTCTTCGACCCTAAGCGCTATGATTTGGCTTCTGTTGGTCGCTATAAAATGAACAAAAAGCTTCATTTGAAAAACCGTCTGTACAACCAACGTCTGGCTGAAACGTTGATCGATACGACAACAGGTGAAATTTTTGCCGAAGCAGGTCAAATGATTGACCGTCGTGTGTTGGAACGTATTGTGCCAGCTCTGGAAGGCAGCATCGGATTTATCGACGTTCGCACGCATGGCGGCGTTCTGGAAGATGAAGCAATCCATCTACAATCTATCAATATTTTTTCTCCGATTGAAGATGGCAAGATCATCAAAGTAATCGGAAACGGAAATGTAGATAAGTCCTTCAAACATATTACGCCGGCGGACATCGTATCGGCGATCAACTATTTCATGAACCTGCTGCACAGTGTAGGCTCCACAGATGATATCGACCACTTGGGTAACCGTCGTCTGCGTTCCGTAGGTGAACTGTTGCAGAACCAGTTCCGTATTGGTCTGTCCCGTATGGAGCGTGTGGTTCGTGAGCGCATGTCCATCCAGGATCAAAACCAAATTACACCGCAAGCTCTCATTAACATCCGTCCAGTGATTGCCTCGCTGAAGGAGTTCTTTGGTAGCTCGCAGTTGTCCCAGTTCATGGATCAAACAAATCCATTGGCTGAGCTGACGCACAAACGCCGTTTGTCCGCACTCGGACCTGGTGGTTTGACGCGTGAGCGCGCGGGCTTCGAAGTGCGCGACGTTCACCATTCCCACTACGGTCGTATGTGTCCAATTGAGACGCCAGAGGGACCAAACATTGGTTTGATCAACTCCCTGTCGTCCTTTGCACGCATTAACGATTACGGATTCATCGAAACGCCGCGTCGTAAAGTAGATCCAGAAACAGGCTTCGTGTTGACTGATATCAGCTACTTGACTGCTGATGAGGAAGACGTGTTCAACGTGGCACAGGCGAATCAGCCACTTGATGAAGATGGCCGTTTCGTAAACGACATGGTAATCTGCCGTCGTAAAGGTGAGATCTTGAGCGTACCGCGCGACAAGGTAGACTTCATGGACGTATCGCCGAAGCAGGTTGTATCCGTTGCGACAGCGCTGATTCCGTTCCTCGAGAACGATGACGCCAACCGCGCACTGATGGGTTCAAACATGCAGCGGCAGGCCGTTCCGCTTTTGATTCCACAAGCACCGTTTGTCGGTACGGGTATGGAACATAAAGCAGCGCAAGACTCCGGGGTGGCGATCGTTGCCAAGCATCCGGGTCAAGTTGAGCGCGTAACGGCTCGCGAAATCTGGATTCGTCGTTACCAAGAAATCGATGGCAGAAAAGTTGCTGGCGATCTCGATAAATACAAAATGCACAAGTTTATCCGTTCCAACCAAGGTACCTGCATCAACCAGCGTCCAATTGTAAGCACTGGAGACTGGATTGAAAAAGGCGATATCGTTGGGGACGGCCCATCCACTGAAAAAGGTGAATTGGCTCTCGGTCGTAACGTAATCGTTGCGTTTATGACGTGGGAAGGATACAACTACGAAGACGCGATTCTTCTAAGTGAAAAACTTGTAAAAGATGACGTGTATACGTCTATTCATATTGAAGAATACGAGTCCGAAGCTCGCGACACCAAGCTGGGTCCAGAGGAAATCACTCGCGATATTCCAAACGTCGGGGAAGATGCTCTGAAAAACCTGGACGAACGCGGTATCATCCGTGTTGGTGCGGAGATTCAGGACGGCGACATTCTCGTTGGTAAGGTTACACCTAAAGGGGTTACTGAGCTGACAGCAGAAGAACGCCTCCTGCATGCCATCTTCGGTGAAAAAGCTCGTGAAGTTCGTGATACATCCCTGCGCGTACCGCATGGTGGTTCCGGTATCATCGTAGACGTAAAAGTATTTACGCGTGAGAATGGCGACGAATTGCCACCAGGCGTAAACCAACTCGTTCGCGTTTACATCGCCCAAAAACGGAAAATCTCCGTGGGTGACAAAATGGCTGGTCGACATGGTAACAAAGGGGTTATCGCCCGCATCATGGCGGAAGAAGATATGCCATTCCTGCCAGATGGTTCTCCAGTAGAGATCGTACTCAACCCGTTGGGCGTACCTTCGCGTATGAACATCGGTCAGGTATTGGAGACTCACTTGGGTATGGCAGCGAAGCTTCTGGGTATCCACGTAGCAACCCCGGTATTTGACGGTGCACGTCAGGCAGAAGTATTCGAAACGTTGGCAGAAGCAGGTCTGGATCGTGACGGAAAAACGATCTTGTTTGATGGTCGTACTGGTGAACCGTTTGATCGCCGTGTAACAGTTGGTTGTGTATACATGCTGAAACTGGCTCACTTGGTTGACGATAAAATCCATGCTCGTTCTACTGGTCCTTACTCTCTTGTTACGCAGCAACCATTGGGTGGTAAAGCTCAATTCGGTGGACAGCGTTTCGGGGAGATGGAGGTTTGGGCATTGGAAGCATACGGTGCTGCCTACACCTTGCAAGAAATTCTTACTGTCAAGTCGGATGACGTCGTGGGCCGCGTGAAAACGTACGAAGCGATCGTTAAGGGCGAAAACGTTCCAGAACCAGGTGTTCCAGAGTCCTTCAAGGTATTGATCAAGGAACTGCAGAGCTTGGGTATGGACGTGAAGATTCTGTCCGGTGACGAGCAGGAGATTGAAATGCGTGAAATGGAAGATGAGGATGAAGGTAACGGTGAAAAACTGAACCTCGTTCTCGAAGGCGGAAGCTTGAACGAAGAGTAA
- the rpoC gene encoding DNA-directed RNA polymerase subunit beta' yields MIDVNNFEYMKIGLASPDKIRSWSFGEVKKPETINYRTLKPEKDGLFCERIFGPTKDWECHCGKYKRVRYKGVVCDRCGVEVTRAKVRRERMGHIELAAPVSHIWYFKGIPSRMGLVLDMSPRSLEEVIYFASYVVTDPGDTPLDKKQLLSEKEYRNYREKYGHSFQAMMGAEAIKRLLAEIDLDKDVETLKEDLKTAQGQRRNRAIKRLEVLEAFRNSGNHPDWMVLDVLPVIPPELRPMVQLDGGRFATSDLNDLYRRVINRNNRLKRLLELGAPDIIVQNEKRMLQEAVDALIDNGRRGRPVTGPGNRPLKSLSHMLKGKQGRFRQNLLGKRVDYSGRSVIVVGPNLKMYQCGLPKEMALELFKPFVMKELVSKGLAHNIKSAKRKVERVQPEVWDVLEDVIREHPVLLNRAPTLHRLGIQAFEPVLVEGRAIRLHPLVCTAYNADFDGDQMAVHVPLSAEAQAEARILMLAAQNILNPKDGKPVVTPSQDMVLGSYYLTLEREGDKGEGTIYRDPHDAIAAYQQGFISLHTRIVLPAKRLNKISFTERQENALIVTTVGKVIFNEIFPADMPFINAPTRANLQTMVPDECFIFDKGTNVSEFIKNLPDPGAVKKGFLGTIISECFRRFGTMKTSMILDRIKELGFTYSTKAGITIAVADIAVPGKKKDILDAADEKVATVMTQFRRGLITEDERYDRVISIWSKAKDEVTEVLMKSMDKFNAIFMMANSGARGNVSQITQLAGMRGLMANPSGRIIELPIKSNFREGLTVLEYFISTHGARKGLADTALRTADSGYLTRRLVDVAQDVIVRETDCGTDKGIRVTAIKDGKEEIEKLSDRLTGRTCFETLRHPETKEIIVHRNEEISEEVAEYIEKVGITDVYIRNVLACRTSHGVCKLCYGRNLATGAEVEVGEAVGIIAAQSIGEPGTQLTMRTFHTGGVAGDDITQGLPRIQELFEARNPKGQAVISEIDGEVIDIREGKDRREIEVRGEAENKVYAAPYGSRIKVSVGVKLNAGDELTEGSVDPKEMLKVRGMRGVSNYILQEVQKVYRMQGVEINDKHVEVMIRQMLRKLRVIDSGDTDLLPGSYVEVPEFEQANAKVLMEGRNPAVGRPVLLGITKASLETDSFLSAASFQETTRVLTDAAIKGKVDRLLGLKENVIIGKLVPAGTGMSRYRNVKVASQVDYEAELEAAKAEQEAVSVE; encoded by the coding sequence GTGATTGACGTGAACAACTTCGAATATATGAAGATCGGCTTGGCTTCCCCCGATAAGATCCGTTCGTGGTCTTTCGGGGAAGTGAAGAAGCCAGAGACGATCAACTACCGCACACTGAAACCGGAAAAAGACGGCTTGTTCTGTGAACGCATCTTTGGACCAACCAAGGACTGGGAGTGCCATTGCGGTAAATACAAGCGTGTTCGTTATAAAGGTGTAGTGTGCGACCGTTGTGGCGTGGAAGTAACCCGCGCCAAAGTACGGCGTGAGCGTATGGGGCACATTGAACTGGCTGCCCCAGTTTCTCACATCTGGTACTTCAAAGGGATTCCAAGCCGTATGGGCTTGGTGCTCGACATGTCCCCTCGTTCCCTGGAGGAAGTAATCTACTTTGCTTCTTACGTAGTTACCGATCCAGGTGACACTCCTCTCGATAAAAAGCAATTGCTCTCCGAAAAAGAGTATCGCAATTATCGTGAGAAATACGGCCACTCCTTCCAAGCGATGATGGGAGCAGAAGCGATCAAACGCCTGCTTGCAGAAATCGATTTGGATAAAGACGTGGAAACGTTAAAAGAAGATTTGAAAACGGCACAAGGCCAGCGTCGCAACCGTGCGATCAAGCGTCTGGAAGTGCTCGAGGCATTCCGCAACTCCGGTAACCACCCGGATTGGATGGTTCTCGACGTATTACCGGTTATCCCGCCAGAGCTTCGTCCAATGGTTCAGTTGGATGGTGGACGTTTTGCCACTTCCGACCTGAATGACCTGTACCGCCGTGTAATCAACCGTAATAACCGTCTGAAGCGCCTGCTCGAACTGGGTGCGCCTGACATTATCGTACAAAACGAGAAACGCATGCTGCAGGAAGCAGTAGACGCGCTCATCGACAACGGTCGTCGTGGACGTCCGGTAACAGGACCAGGTAACCGTCCTTTGAAATCTCTCAGCCACATGCTGAAAGGTAAACAAGGTCGTTTCCGTCAAAACCTGCTCGGTAAGCGTGTTGACTACTCCGGTCGTTCCGTTATCGTTGTAGGACCTAACCTGAAGATGTATCAGTGCGGTTTGCCTAAAGAAATGGCACTGGAGCTCTTCAAGCCGTTCGTGATGAAAGAGCTGGTTTCCAAAGGCCTCGCTCACAACATCAAGAGCGCAAAGCGCAAGGTTGAGCGCGTTCAGCCAGAGGTATGGGACGTTCTCGAGGACGTTATTCGTGAGCACCCGGTACTGTTGAACCGTGCCCCCACCTTGCACCGTTTGGGTATCCAGGCGTTCGAACCAGTTCTGGTTGAAGGCCGTGCGATCCGTCTGCATCCGCTCGTTTGTACAGCGTACAACGCGGACTTCGACGGTGACCAAATGGCGGTTCACGTTCCGTTGTCTGCTGAAGCACAGGCAGAAGCCCGTATCCTCATGCTGGCAGCGCAGAACATCTTGAACCCGAAAGACGGTAAACCGGTAGTAACACCATCCCAGGATATGGTGCTTGGTTCTTACTACCTGACGCTAGAGCGCGAAGGCGACAAAGGCGAGGGTACGATTTATCGCGATCCTCACGATGCGATTGCCGCTTATCAGCAAGGCTTTATCAGCTTGCATACGCGTATCGTTCTGCCAGCGAAACGCCTGAACAAAATCAGCTTTACTGAGCGTCAAGAGAACGCACTGATCGTAACGACAGTTGGGAAAGTGATTTTTAACGAGATTTTCCCTGCTGATATGCCGTTCATTAATGCGCCAACTCGAGCTAACCTGCAAACGATGGTTCCAGATGAGTGCTTTATTTTTGATAAAGGTACGAATGTTTCTGAGTTCATTAAGAACCTCCCTGATCCAGGGGCTGTAAAAAAAGGCTTCCTAGGTACCATTATTTCCGAGTGCTTCCGCCGCTTCGGTACGATGAAAACGTCCATGATTCTCGACAGAATCAAGGAACTGGGCTTCACGTACTCGACGAAAGCAGGTATCACGATTGCCGTAGCGGACATCGCGGTACCAGGAAAGAAAAAAGACATCCTTGACGCTGCAGATGAGAAGGTAGCAACTGTTATGACGCAATTCCGTCGCGGTTTGATCACCGAGGACGAGCGCTATGACCGCGTTATTTCCATCTGGTCCAAAGCGAAGGATGAGGTAACAGAAGTTTTGATGAAGTCCATGGATAAGTTTAACGCGATCTTCATGATGGCGAACTCCGGTGCCCGTGGTAACGTATCCCAGATCACTCAGCTGGCTGGTATGCGCGGTCTGATGGCGAACCCATCCGGTCGAATCATCGAGTTGCCGATTAAATCCAACTTTCGTGAAGGTCTGACGGTATTGGAGTACTTTATCTCTACGCACGGTGCGCGTAAAGGTCTCGCCGATACGGCCTTGCGTACAGCGGACTCGGGTTACCTGACTCGTCGTCTGGTGGACGTTGCTCAAGACGTGATTGTACGCGAAACCGATTGTGGAACAGATAAAGGTATCCGTGTAACAGCGATCAAGGATGGTAAAGAAGAGATCGAGAAGCTATCTGACCGTCTGACAGGACGTACTTGCTTCGAGACTTTACGCCACCCTGAGACAAAAGAAATCATCGTGCACCGCAATGAGGAGATCTCTGAAGAGGTTGCCGAGTATATCGAAAAAGTTGGAATCACTGACGTTTACATCCGTAACGTACTTGCTTGCCGCACCAGCCACGGTGTCTGCAAACTGTGCTACGGACGCAACCTGGCTACAGGAGCCGAGGTGGAAGTGGGAGAAGCAGTCGGTATTATCGCTGCACAATCCATTGGTGAGCCGGGTACCCAGCTGACCATGCGTACCTTCCATACCGGTGGGGTTGCGGGAGACGATATTACCCAAGGTTTGCCGCGTATTCAAGAGTTGTTTGAGGCGCGCAATCCGAAAGGGCAAGCAGTCATCTCCGAAATCGATGGTGAAGTTATTGATATTCGCGAAGGGAAAGATCGTCGCGAGATCGAAGTACGTGGAGAAGCGGAGAACAAAGTGTATGCAGCACCGTATGGCTCGCGCATCAAGGTTTCTGTTGGTGTCAAGCTGAATGCTGGTGACGAGCTCACAGAGGGTTCCGTAGACCCGAAAGAAATGCTCAAAGTTCGCGGTATGCGCGGCGTTTCGAACTACATCTTGCAAGAGGTACAAAAAGTTTACCGTATGCAAGGGGTAGAAATTAACGACAAGCACGTAGAGGTTATGATTCGTCAGATGCTGCGCAAGCTGCGCGTTATCGACAGCGGAGATACAGACCTCTTGCCAGGTTCCTATGTTGAGGTTCCTGAATTTGAGCAAGCGAACGCAAAAGTTCTCATGGAAGGCAGAAATCCAGCAGTGGGTCGTCCGGTTCTTTTGGGGATCACCAAAGCATCCCTCGAAACCGACTCCTTCCTGTCGGCAGCATCCTTCCAGGAAACGACTCGCGTTCTTACCGATGCAGCAATCAAAGGAAAAGTCGATCGCTTGCTAGGTTTGAAAGAGAACGTTATTATCGGGAAGCTGGTTCCAGCAGGTACCGGTATGTCACGTTACCGCAATGTAAAAGTTGCTAGTCAAGTAGATTACGAAGCAGAGCTGGAAGCAGCGAAAGCTGAGCAAGAAGCAGTTTCTGTAGAGTAA
- a CDS encoding 50S ribosomal protein L7ae-like protein yields the protein MSYEKVERAKDLTIGIKQTIKAVESQQVEAVYIAVDADKRLTQKVELLCKEKGVPVIHVDSMYRLGKACGIEVGAATAAIKKSG from the coding sequence ATGTCTTATGAAAAAGTCGAGCGGGCCAAGGACTTGACAATCGGCATTAAGCAGACGATCAAAGCTGTTGAAAGCCAACAGGTAGAAGCAGTGTATATCGCTGTTGATGCAGATAAGCGTTTGACCCAAAAAGTCGAGCTCCTTTGCAAAGAGAAGGGTGTTCCAGTCATCCATGTAGATTCCATGTATCGCTTAGGCAAAGCGTGCGGAATTGAAGTGGGAGCGGCTACTGCTGCGATTAAAAAAAGTGGTTAA
- the rpsL gene encoding 30S ribosomal protein S12, with protein sequence MPTINQLVRKGREDKVVKSKSPALQKGYNSFKKSQTNQSSPQKRGVCTRVGTMTPKKPNSALRKYARVRLTNGIEVTAYIGGIGHNLQEHSVVLVRGGRVKDLPGVRYHIVRGALDTAGVNNRKQGRSKYGTKRPKPGQAAAKK encoded by the coding sequence ATGCCTACAATTAACCAATTGGTGCGTAAAGGTCGCGAGGATAAGGTAGTGAAGTCGAAGTCCCCAGCTCTTCAAAAGGGGTACAACAGCTTCAAGAAAAGCCAAACTAACCAAAGTTCTCCTCAAAAACGTGGTGTTTGCACTCGTGTAGGTACCATGACTCCGAAAAAACCGAACTCCGCGTTGCGTAAATACGCTCGTGTGCGTTTGACTAACGGAATCGAGGTAACAGCTTACATCGGTGGTATTGGCCACAACCTGCAAGAGCATAGCGTCGTGCTGGTGCGCGGCGGTCGTGTAAAAGACTTGCCAGGGGTACGCTACCATATCGTTCGTGGTGCTCTTGACACTGCTGGTGTGAACAACCGTAAACAAGGTCGTTCCAAATACGGTACTAAGCGTCCGAAGCCAGGTCAAGCAGCAGCGAAGAAGTAA
- the rpsG gene encoding 30S ribosomal protein S7, whose amino-acid sequence MPRKGPVTRRDVLPDPIHNSKLVTRLINRLMLDGKRGVAQNILYNAFDIIQERTGRNPMEVFEEALKNVMPVLEVKARRVGGANYQVPIEVKPERRTTLGLRWMVNYSRNRGEKTMEQRLANEIMDAANNTGAAVKKREDTHKMAEANKAFAHYRW is encoded by the coding sequence ATGCCTCGTAAAGGTCCTGTAACCCGTCGTGACGTGCTGCCTGATCCTATTCACAACAGCAAGTTGGTTACTCGCTTGATTAACCGCCTGATGTTGGATGGTAAGCGTGGTGTAGCTCAGAACATTCTCTACAACGCATTTGACATCATCCAGGAGCGCACAGGTCGCAACCCGATGGAAGTGTTTGAAGAAGCACTGAAAAACGTAATGCCAGTACTGGAAGTTAAAGCTCGCCGTGTAGGTGGTGCTAACTACCAAGTACCAATCGAAGTAAAACCGGAGCGCCGTACCACTCTTGGCCTGCGTTGGATGGTTAACTACTCCCGTAACCGTGGAGAGAAAACCATGGAACAACGTCTTGCTAACGAGATCATGGACGCTGCTAACAACACCGGTGCAGCAGTTAAAAAGCGTGAAGACACACACAAGATGGCTGAAGCGAACAAAGCGTTTGCTCACTATCGCTGGTAG
- the fusA gene encoding elongation factor G, with the protein MAREFSLPNTRNIGIMAHIDAGKTTTTERILFYTGRVHKIGEVHEGAATMDWMEQEQERGITITSAATTAQWNGHRINIIDTPGHVDFTVEVERSLRVLDGAVTVFDAKGGVEPQTETVWRQADRYGVPRMCYINKMDIMGANFDMCLGQIKSRLGANPVAIQYPIGAEDQFKGMVDLIEMKAIVYTDDLGKTSDSAEIPADLLARCEELRMAMVEAAAEQDEELMMKYLEGEELTNDEIRAALRKGTIDCKLTPVMCGSSYKNKGVQPMLDNVVAYLPSPVDIPAIKGTLPDTEDEVDRPADDNGPFSALAFKIMTDPYVGRLTFFRVYSGVLNSGSYVLNSTKGKRERVGRILQMHANHREEITTVYSGDIAAAVGLKDTTTGDTLCDEKAPVILESMDFPEPVISVAIEPKSKADQDKMGIGLSKLAEEDPTFRTRTDEETGQTIISGMGELHLEIIVDRLKREFKVESNVGAPQVAYRETFRNAAKVEGKFVRQSGGRGQYGHVWVEFAPLEAGQGFQFENKIVGGVVPREYIPAVQAGIEESMKNGVIAGFPLVDIKATIVDGSYHDVDSNEMAFKVAGSLALKEAAKKCGAVLLEPIMKVEVTMPEEYMGDVMGDLNSRRGRIEGMEARANAQVIRAMVPLSEMFGYSTILRSRTQGRGVYSMVIDHYEEVPKFIAEEIIKKSKGE; encoded by the coding sequence ATGGCTCGCGAGTTCTCTTTGCCGAATACGCGTAATATCGGTATCATGGCTCACATCGATGCTGGTAAGACGACGACTACTGAGCGTATTCTGTTCTACACTGGTCGCGTTCATAAAATTGGTGAGGTGCACGAAGGTGCAGCAACCATGGACTGGATGGAACAAGAGCAAGAGCGTGGTATCACGATCACTTCGGCTGCTACTACTGCTCAATGGAATGGCCATCGAATCAACATTATCGATACGCCAGGCCACGTAGACTTCACTGTTGAAGTTGAGCGCTCCCTCCGCGTTCTTGACGGTGCTGTAACCGTTTTTGACGCAAAAGGTGGCGTTGAGCCGCAAACCGAAACCGTATGGCGCCAAGCTGACCGCTATGGCGTACCACGCATGTGCTACATCAACAAAATGGATATCATGGGTGCTAACTTTGATATGTGCTTGGGTCAGATCAAATCTCGCCTGGGTGCAAATCCAGTAGCGATCCAATATCCAATCGGTGCAGAAGATCAATTCAAAGGTATGGTTGACCTGATTGAAATGAAGGCAATCGTATATACTGATGACTTGGGTAAAACTTCTGACTCCGCTGAAATCCCTGCTGACCTGCTCGCTCGTTGCGAAGAACTTCGTATGGCGATGGTTGAGGCAGCTGCAGAACAAGACGAAGAGCTCATGATGAAGTACTTGGAAGGCGAAGAGCTGACCAACGACGAAATCCGTGCTGCTCTGCGTAAGGGTACTATCGACTGCAAACTGACGCCGGTAATGTGCGGTTCTTCTTATAAGAACAAAGGTGTTCAGCCTATGCTGGACAACGTAGTTGCTTACCTGCCGTCTCCAGTAGATATCCCTGCAATTAAAGGTACATTGCCAGATACTGAAGATGAAGTTGATCGTCCAGCTGACGACAACGGTCCGTTCTCTGCTCTTGCGTTCAAGATCATGACTGACCCGTATGTTGGTCGTTTGACTTTCTTCCGCGTATACTCCGGTGTACTGAACTCCGGTTCTTACGTTCTCAACTCTACCAAGGGTAAACGTGAGCGCGTAGGCCGTATCCTGCAAATGCACGCAAACCACCGTGAAGAGATCACAACGGTTTACTCCGGTGACATTGCTGCAGCTGTAGGTTTGAAAGATACAACAACTGGTGATACTCTGTGTGATGAAAAGGCTCCAGTAATCCTTGAGTCTATGGACTTCCCAGAGCCAGTTATTTCTGTTGCGATCGAACCAAAATCCAAAGCAGACCAAGACAAGATGGGTATCGGCCTGTCCAAGCTTGCTGAAGAGGATCCAACGTTCAGAACTCGCACGGATGAAGAGACTGGTCAAACAATCATCTCCGGTATGGGTGAGCTTCACCTGGAGATTATCGTAGACCGTCTGAAACGCGAATTTAAAGTCGAGTCGAACGTAGGTGCTCCACAGGTTGCTTACCGTGAAACATTCCGTAACGCAGCAAAAGTGGAAGGTAAATTCGTTCGTCAGTCCGGTGGTCGTGGTCAATACGGTCACGTTTGGGTGGAATTCGCTCCACTTGAAGCTGGTCAAGGCTTCCAATTCGAAAACAAAATCGTTGGTGGTGTAGTACCACGCGAATACATCCCTGCTGTTCAAGCGGGTATCGAAGAGTCCATGAAAAATGGTGTTATCGCCGGCTTCCCGTTGGTTGATATCAAAGCTACTATCGTAGACGGTAGCTACCATGATGTTGACTCCAACGAGATGGCATTTAAAGTAGCAGGTTCCCTCGCATTGAAGGAAGCTGCGAAAAAATGTGGCGCTGTACTGCTCGAGCCAATCATGAAAGTAGAAGTTACAATGCCAGAAGAGTACATGGGCGACGTTATGGGCGACCTGAACTCCCGCCGCGGTCGTATCGAAGGTATGGAAGCTCGTGCAAATGCACAAGTAATCCGTGCAATGGTACCACTGTCCGAGATGTTTGGTTACTCCACAATTCTTCGTTCCCGTACCCAAGGCCGTGGCGTTTACTCCATGGTGATCGACCACTACGAAGAAGTACCTAAATTTATCGCTGAAGAGATCATCAAGAAATCTAAAGGCGAATAA